The DNA window CTAATTCAATTACTCGGTCAAAGAGAGAAATAGCCTTATAGAATTTTGTTGCTCTGAAATATAGCACTCCCAGTTTGTAAAGAATGAGAGCATATTTAGGTTTCAGTGAAATTATTTTTTCATAATTTTTGATCGAACTTTCGATATCTCCTAAAATGTAGTAAATATCTGCTAAATTCGTCATTGCGCAAATGTTTTCAGGCTCGATCTCTAATATTTTTTTATATTCTTTCGAAGATTTAATAAGACTACCCTGCATTTTATAATTTTCAGCAAGCTTACACATTTCTTCTATTTTTTGCATTTTATCCTCTAATATTACAATTTATCCTAATACTTCCTTAATTTTTGTTCCTACTTCCGCTGGAGAATCGACAACATATACACCAGCTTTGGAAAGTGCTTCCATCTTTTCCTGGGCAGTTCCTTTGCTTCCGGCGATTATTGCTCCGGCATGACCCATTCGTTTTCCTTTGGGAGCTGTTGCTCCGGCGATAAAGGCAACCACAGGTTTGGAAACATTTTCTTTGATAAAATCTGCTGCCTGGATTTCCAGATCACCCCCGATTTCTCCAATAATGACCATTGCTTCTGTTTCCGGATCTTTTTCAAATAGTTTCAACAGATCGATAAAAGTGCTTCCTATAATTGGATCACCACCAATTCCAATCGCAGTTGAGATTCCCAGTCCTGCCAGAACGACTTGATTCGCCATTTCGTAAGTAAGAGTTCCGGATTTTGAGATCAGCCCGACTTTTCCTTTTTTGAAAACAAATCCCGGCATGATCCCTATTTTTGCTTCTTCGGAAGTTATTATTCCCGGACAGTTAGGACCGATCATGGTAACATTATGCTTATCAGTGAATTTTTTGGCAATCACCACATCTCTGGTTGGAATTCCCTCCGTGATGCAGATAATGATCTTAATTCCGGCAGAAGTTGCTTCCATAATAGCATCGGCTGCGAATGCCGGAGGTACAAGGATCAGAGATACATCTGCTTCAGTTTCTGCAATCGCTTCTTTGACTGTATTGAAAACAGGTTTTCCAAGATGAGTTTGACCGCCTTTATTAGGAGTAACTCCTCCAACAATATTCGTTCCGTATGCAAGACATTGTTCTGCATGAAAAGTTCCTTCCTTTCCGGTGAATCCCTGCACGATCACTTTTGAAGATTTATTTACTAATATGCTCATTATTGAAC is part of the Candidatus Cloacimonadota bacterium genome and encodes:
- the sucD gene encoding succinate--CoA ligase subunit alpha: MSILVNKSSKVIVQGFTGKEGTFHAEQCLAYGTNIVGGVTPNKGGQTHLGKPVFNTVKEAIAETEADVSLILVPPAFAADAIMEATSAGIKIIICITEGIPTRDVVIAKKFTDKHNVTMIGPNCPGIITSEEAKIGIMPGFVFKKGKVGLISKSGTLTYEMANQVVLAGLGISTAIGIGGDPIIGSTFIDLLKLFEKDPETEAMVIIGEIGGDLEIQAADFIKENVSKPVVAFIAGATAPKGKRMGHAGAIIAGSKGTAQEKMEALSKAGVYVVDSPAEVGTKIKEVLG